The Mangifera indica cultivar Alphonso chromosome 8, CATAS_Mindica_2.1, whole genome shotgun sequence genome has a window encoding:
- the LOC123224406 gene encoding calmodulin-like: protein MADSLTEEQVAEFQEAFCMIDKDSDGFITTEELATVIQSLEGHPTKQEVQEMINEVDFDRNGNIDIEEFLNIMGRKMKDTVAEELKEAFKVFDRDEDGYISANELRNVMMNLGERLTVEEAEQMIREADLDGDGLVSYEEFSRMMMAF, encoded by the exons ATGGCGGATTCACTGACAGAAGAACAAGTTGCTGAGTTCCAGGAGGCCTTTTGTATGATTGACAAAGACTCGGATG GTTTTATAACGACGGAAGAACTTGCCACAGTGATCCAATCACTGGAAGGACATCCTACAAAGCAAGAGGTTCAAGAGATGATTAATGAAGTTGATTTTGATAGAAATGGGAACATAGATATCGAAGAGTTCTTGAATATCATGGGAAGAAAGATGAAG GATACTGTTGCAGAAGAGCTAAAAGAAGCTTTTAAAGTATTTGACAGAGATGAAGACGGATATATATCAGCTAATGAG TTGAGAAATGTGATGATGAATTTGGGGGAGAGATTAACGGTTGAAGAAGCTGAACAGATGATAAGAGAGGCCGATTTAGATGGTGATGGTCTCGTCAGCTACGAGGAATTTTCAAGGATGATGATGGCATTCTGA